Proteins encoded in a region of the Moritella marina ATCC 15381 genome:
- a CDS encoding SPOR domain-containing protein, with the protein MASKFQHRLVGTIILVAIGIIFLPDLLDGQKITYRENTASIPLRPALVELAEPVNFDSLDNASFDNGLADDELLVEPAPTVNLTAANNTQQVTSKPMAKAPKLVPLVKPVATVKAIPPVGNSWNIRLGTFKNSVAVDDLVKKIRQSGFDAYRLPRYKQAGQLNRLYVGPNTDKDELKSLLPKLQKITGLKGVIEKFDPRDK; encoded by the coding sequence GTGGCATCGAAATTTCAACATCGCTTGGTCGGTACTATCATTTTAGTGGCGATTGGTATTATCTTTTTACCTGACTTACTTGATGGTCAGAAGATAACTTATCGTGAGAATACGGCGAGTATTCCTTTGCGCCCTGCGCTTGTTGAGCTTGCTGAACCCGTTAACTTTGACTCTTTAGACAATGCTTCATTTGATAACGGGTTAGCTGATGATGAATTATTGGTTGAGCCTGCACCGACTGTTAATTTAACCGCGGCAAATAATACGCAGCAGGTAACATCAAAGCCAATGGCTAAAGCGCCTAAATTGGTACCATTAGTTAAACCTGTCGCGACTGTAAAAGCCATACCACCGGTTGGTAATAGTTGGAATATACGTTTAGGTACATTCAAAAACTCAGTCGCTGTAGATGATTTGGTTAAAAAGATCAGGCAGTCTGGTTTTGATGCCTACCGACTACCACGCTATAAGCAAGCAGGGCAGTTAAACAGGTTGTATGTTGGCCCCAATACCGATAAAGATGAACTAAAAAGTTTATTGCCAAAATTACAAAAAATCACAGGTCTAAAGGGCGTGATTGAAAAATTTGACCCTCGAGACAAGTAA
- the folC gene encoding bifunctional tetrahydrofolate synthase/dihydrofolate synthase encodes MLNSINKSQSLADWLCYLESIHPVNIEMGLGRIGRVAADLALTTFDAKVITVAGTNGKGSTCAFLERILLDAGFNVGVTSSPHIQDYRERVRVNGNMLTAQAHADSFAFIEAGRGDTTLTYFEFTTLSALKLFQDAALDVVILEVGLGGRLDASNIVSADVAVVTTIDIDHADWLGTDKAVIAREKSGIFRHGKKAICGVIDPPVTIAEYANEIGADLIAVNRDYHYSQATNSWDWQLGSNTQPATDASSPASVLSFADLVIPQLPLQNAATAIAAVQALGLAVPEQAIRSGVANARLPGRMQQLGSAPQQYLDVAHNPESARYLAAQLNRLKQQAGLPVKVIAVVGMLKDKDIAASLAALTAVVDSWHLAPLHSERAAPCQQIEQGLADAMQLSSKTHDSLRQQPMSHDTIAQAWQSANQRADCNDIIIGFGSFFTVAEITQHISG; translated from the coding sequence ATGTTGAACAGTATTAATAAAAGCCAGTCTCTTGCAGACTGGCTTTGCTATTTAGAAAGTATTCATCCCGTTAATATTGAAATGGGCTTAGGGCGTATTGGCCGCGTTGCTGCTGATTTAGCACTAACGACATTTGATGCTAAAGTAATTACAGTTGCCGGCACCAATGGTAAAGGTTCTACTTGCGCTTTCTTAGAGCGTATTTTACTTGATGCTGGCTTCAATGTCGGTGTTACTAGCTCTCCACATATTCAAGATTACCGCGAGCGCGTTCGTGTCAACGGTAATATGCTCACCGCACAAGCACACGCTGATTCATTTGCTTTTATAGAAGCAGGCCGTGGTGATACTACATTAACTTATTTTGAATTCACGACATTGTCAGCATTGAAGTTATTTCAAGATGCAGCATTAGATGTCGTGATCCTTGAAGTCGGTTTAGGTGGTCGTTTAGACGCTTCAAACATTGTCTCGGCAGATGTTGCTGTGGTGACGACGATTGATATTGATCATGCAGACTGGTTAGGTACAGATAAAGCCGTTATTGCTCGGGAAAAATCAGGTATTTTCCGTCATGGTAAAAAAGCCATCTGTGGTGTTATTGATCCGCCAGTAACGATTGCGGAATATGCCAATGAAATTGGCGCGGACTTAATCGCGGTTAACCGTGATTACCATTATAGCCAAGCGACGAATAGTTGGGATTGGCAATTAGGCTCCAATACGCAACCTGCTACGGATGCATCCTCACCAGCGTCGGTATTGTCATTTGCTGACTTAGTTATTCCACAGTTACCGTTACAAAATGCCGCGACCGCCATTGCAGCAGTGCAAGCATTAGGCTTAGCTGTTCCGGAACAGGCCATTCGTAGCGGTGTTGCTAACGCAAGATTACCTGGTCGTATGCAGCAGTTGGGGTCTGCACCTCAGCAGTATTTAGATGTCGCACATAATCCGGAATCTGCACGTTATTTGGCAGCGCAGCTTAACCGTTTAAAACAACAAGCCGGATTGCCAGTAAAGGTGATAGCTGTTGTTGGTATGCTAAAAGATAAAGATATTGCCGCAAGTTTAGCCGCATTGACCGCTGTTGTTGACTCTTGGCACCTTGCTCCGTTGCACAGTGAGCGCGCCGCGCCATGCCAGCAAATTGAGCAGGGGTTAGCTGATGCGATGCAGCTGAGTAGTAAAACCCATGATAGCCTTAGGCAGCAGCCTATGAGTCATGATACAATAGCGCAAGCTTGGCAATCGGCAAATCAACGTGCTGATTGTAATGACATTATTATTGGTTTCGGCTCATTCTTTACGGTAGCGGAAATTACCCAACATATAAGTGGTTAA
- the accD gene encoding acetyl-CoA carboxylase, carboxyltransferase subunit beta — translation MSWIEKILPKSKSATARRNIPEGVWTKCGSCDQVLYHAELERNLGVCPKCDHHMRVNARERLNKLLDKEGRIEIGAEFEPSDKLKFRDSKKYKDRLASAQKATNEKDALVVEKGTIKGIPVAVCAFEFSFMGGSMATVVGARFVAAINVCMAEDRALICFSASGGARMQEALFSLMQMAKTSAALAKLSKKGLPYISVMTDPTMGGVSASLAMLGDLNLAEPKALIGFAGPRVIEQTVREKLPEGFQRSEFLLEKGAIDMIVDRREMRDKLAGLLAKMMNLETSDNIATEAASTEATPSVVPAADEIKTPSETQSINK, via the coding sequence ATGAGCTGGATTGAAAAAATACTACCAAAAAGCAAGAGCGCAACGGCACGTCGTAATATTCCGGAAGGAGTTTGGACTAAATGTGGCTCTTGTGACCAGGTGTTATATCATGCAGAACTCGAGCGTAACTTAGGCGTTTGTCCTAAGTGTGATCATCACATGCGAGTAAATGCTCGTGAACGCTTAAATAAATTACTTGATAAAGAAGGCCGTATTGAAATCGGTGCTGAATTTGAGCCAAGTGATAAATTAAAATTCCGTGATAGCAAAAAATATAAAGACCGTTTAGCGAGTGCACAAAAAGCAACTAACGAAAAAGATGCATTAGTTGTCGAAAAAGGCACAATTAAAGGTATTCCTGTTGCAGTCTGTGCATTTGAATTCTCATTTATGGGGGGGTCAATGGCTACGGTTGTTGGTGCACGTTTTGTTGCAGCAATTAATGTATGTATGGCTGAAGATCGTGCGCTAATCTGCTTCTCGGCAAGTGGCGGCGCGCGTATGCAAGAAGCGTTATTCTCGTTAATGCAAATGGCAAAAACAAGTGCTGCACTGGCTAAACTGTCAAAGAAAGGCTTACCTTATATCTCTGTGATGACTGATCCAACAATGGGCGGTGTATCTGCGAGTCTTGCTATGCTAGGTGATCTTAACTTAGCTGAACCAAAAGCACTGATCGGTTTTGCTGGCCCGCGTGTAATCGAACAAACAGTTCGTGAAAAATTACCTGAAGGTTTCCAGCGTAGTGAGTTCTTGCTAGAAAAAGGCGCAATCGATATGATTGTAGACCGCCGTGAAATGCGTGATAAACTTGCAGGCTTATTAGCGAAGATGATGAACTTGGAAACGTCTGATAACATCGCCACTGAAGCAGCAAGTACTGAAGCTACACCGAGTGTTGTTCCTGCAGCCGATGAAATTAAAACGCCAAGTGAAACTCAAAGCATTAACAAGTAA